From one Scophthalmus maximus strain ysfricsl-2021 chromosome 19, ASM2237912v1, whole genome shotgun sequence genomic stretch:
- the LOC118314536 gene encoding protein ALP1-like — MAICDANYRFTMVDIGAYGRESYGGIFQISRFGSQLLQNTLDLPQPVNLPGTNTKLPHVFVGDAAFPLQGNLMRPYPGANLDDAQKTYNYWHSRAQRTIENTFGILAARWRILGRPIDFHPDKAVAVVKACVALHNMLAHTDAAVSSVCHYIPHTFPDDAAQGLSTAPASRAALEVRNDLKSFFLTEEVFPGRTMSSGEVPFTELLL, encoded by the exons ATGGCCATCTGTGATGCAAACTACCGTTTCACAATGGTGGACATTGGAGCCTACGGTCGTGAGAGTTATGGGGGAATCTTCCAGATCAGTCGTTTTGGATCACAACTCCTGCAGAACACCCTGGACCTGCCCCAGCCTGTGAACCTGCCTGGCACTAACACCAAGCTGCCTCATGTGTTCGTGGGAGATGCCGCCTTCCCACTGCAAGGGAACTTGATGCGTCCATATCCAG GTGCCAATCTGGACGATGCCCAGAAGACCTACAACTACTGGCACTCAAGGGCCCAGAGAACCATTGAAAACACCTTTGGTATCTTGGCAGCACGCTGGAGGATTCTGGGCAGGCCTATTGACTTTCACCCAGACAAGGCTGTGGCTGTTGTGAAGGCTTGTGTTGCCCTACACAACATGCTGGCACACACTGATGCTGCGGTGTCTTCAGTGTGTCACTACATCCCACACACCTTCCCAGACGATGCAGCACAAGGACTCTCCACCGCACCTGCATCCCGTGCTGCACTTGAAGTGAGGAATGACCTAAAGTCATTTTTCCTCACAGAGGAAGTGTTCCCTGGCAGGACAATGTCATCCGGAGAGGTTCCCTTCACTGAGCTGCTTctttaa